The following proteins come from a genomic window of Lolium rigidum isolate FL_2022 chromosome 5, APGP_CSIRO_Lrig_0.1, whole genome shotgun sequence:
- the LOC124657502 gene encoding autotransporter adhesin BpaC-like, which produces MVHQSKTAAVALFLIAAVVAAASVPAASAFGCYDDCYERCANGKQDPACVKMCNEACGGIGNTVLGGAAAVAGAGAAVVGAGANVVGAGASAVGAGASAVAGGAAAPTA; this is translated from the coding sequence ATGGTACACCAGAGCAAGACCGCGGCCGTGGCGCTGTTCCTGATCGCCGCGGTGGTGGCGGCCGCGTcggtgccggcggcgagcgcGTTCGGCTGCTACGACGACTGCTACGAGCGCTGCGCCAACGGCAAGCAGGACCCTGCCTGCGTCAAGATGTGCAACGAGGCCTGCGGCGGCATCGGGAACACGGTCCTCGGAGgggccgccgccgtggccggtGCAGGGGCCGCCGTCGTCGGCGCGGGAGCCAACGTCGTAGGCGCCGGGGCGAGTGCCGTCGGTGCCGGGGCGAGTGCAGTCGCCGGCGGGGCCGCCGCGCCCACTGCATGA